In Alkalihalobacillus sp. TS-13, the following are encoded in one genomic region:
- a CDS encoding DUF6092 family protein, translating into MTSMDNNSQTRERKEHLLNFVGYVLTSTKGLYREPHSYGPIRMIDSLEKSLILLKELGLNDESVDKILVSIRENRWKAMSDPEGFANAIDDSIRELVQITVGEK; encoded by the coding sequence ATGACAAGTATGGACAACAACAGCCAAACACGTGAAAGGAAGGAACACTTGCTTAACTTCGTGGGATATGTGTTAACGAGCACCAAAGGGTTATATCGAGAACCTCATAGCTACGGACCAATACGAATGATAGACTCTCTTGAGAAGTCACTGATTTTATTGAAAGAGCTCGGCTTGAATGACGAATCGGTTGATAAGATTCTGGTATCGATACGAGAAAATAGATGGAAGGCAATGTCCGATCCAGAAGGATTTGCCAATGCGATTGATGATTCCATTCGGGAACTAGTTCAGATAACTGTTGGAGAAAAATAG
- a CDS encoding DinB family protein, translating into MDVKTLLLQQWASCLDEEDWFPPLEKVLEDITFEQAIWKPADGAMNSIWELVCHLLFYEKRFLMRFLGETANEPQAENNESTFRLPTETLENWKETKQEYFYVHRELGKILEKSEHEDLYRQIPGEDNSLVLELKSLAIHDAYHIGQIVFLSKIQGAWPGKRSF; encoded by the coding sequence ATGGATGTAAAGACACTTTTGTTACAACAATGGGCAAGCTGCTTAGATGAAGAAGACTGGTTTCCACCACTTGAAAAAGTGCTAGAGGATATTACTTTTGAACAGGCAATTTGGAAACCAGCTGATGGGGCAATGAATTCCATTTGGGAATTAGTTTGTCATTTACTTTTCTATGAAAAGAGATTTCTGATGCGATTTCTTGGTGAAACAGCGAATGAACCACAGGCAGAAAATAATGAATCTACATTTCGATTGCCAACTGAGACGTTAGAAAATTGGAAGGAAACAAAACAAGAATACTTTTATGTTCATCGTGAACTTGGAAAAATACTAGAAAAATCAGAACATGAAGATTTGTATAGACAGATCCCAGGAGAAGATAATTCATTAGTGCTTGAACTGAAGAGCTTAGCAATACACGACGCATATCATATTGGGCAAATTGTATTCCTTAGTAAAATACAAGGAGCTTGGCCAGGGAAACGCAGCTTTTAA
- a CDS encoding nitroreductase family protein, which translates to MEAIKTRRSVRSFEERPLPNEVFDHINEAIMHSPSGSNAQESHFVIVQDQEQIRKIKRFAQGISGNPAAIIVLCSNKKEALVRGGIDTVEVLRFVNLGIVAANIMLVAHSNGIANCPARSFHKESIKTLLELPQDVEPELLISLGYSAQTPRPKSIKPSEEVISYDKYGQQQPNT; encoded by the coding sequence ATGGAAGCAATTAAAACGAGGCGAAGTGTCCGTTCATTTGAAGAGCGTCCTTTACCTAATGAAGTTTTTGATCATATAAATGAAGCAATTATGCATAGCCCATCGGGGAGTAATGCGCAAGAGTCACATTTTGTGATAGTGCAAGATCAAGAGCAAATTCGAAAGATTAAAAGATTTGCCCAAGGTATTTCTGGTAATCCGGCAGCTATTATTGTCCTTTGCTCGAATAAAAAAGAGGCGCTTGTCCGAGGTGGCATCGATACGGTAGAGGTTTTACGATTTGTGAATCTGGGTATTGTGGCAGCAAATATTATGTTAGTTGCACACTCAAACGGAATCGCCAACTGTCCCGCTAGATCTTTTCATAAAGAATCGATCAAAACATTACTAGAGCTACCACAGGATGTTGAACCAGAATTGCTCATAAGCCTAGGCTATTCAGCTCAAACTCCCCGTCCGAAATCGATAAAACCATCAGAGGAGGTCATTTCCTATGACAAGTATGGACAACAACAGCCAAACACGTGA
- the mraY gene encoding phospho-N-acetylmuramoyl-pentapeptide-transferase encodes MSDQIIPAIIAFVLVSVLSPLFIAFLRKLKLLQPIRKELPSNHQLKKGTPLMFGMILFVGIIVSIFFSPTPLMYFLSITYLLFSFIGFLDDFWKASRQDPLGVSGKTKLVLQFLFTGALLFYVINELGVDTVISIHKNFSFDLPMVVYIIVITLFVVGSANAINFTDGLDGLLGVVAISTYFFFFVISDKSEVQLFCIIMIGCLLGFLIYNLYPAKAFMGDTGSLAIGGSLSFLAIIEKVEILIPILFFIYFAEQLSVILQVTSFKLTRKRIFRMTPIHFHYGLKYGWSENTIVTVFGFVSWFCTSICLAYWKFILHP; translated from the coding sequence GTGAGTGATCAAATAATTCCAGCTATCATTGCTTTTGTATTAGTCTCTGTTTTATCCCCACTATTCATTGCTTTCTTAAGAAAATTAAAGCTCCTTCAACCGATAAGGAAAGAACTTCCTTCCAATCATCAATTAAAAAAAGGTACTCCGTTAATGTTTGGGATGATTCTTTTTGTAGGAATTATCGTATCGATATTTTTTTCACCTACGCCATTAATGTATTTCTTGTCAATTACTTACCTTCTATTTAGTTTTATTGGTTTTTTGGATGATTTTTGGAAAGCTTCACGCCAAGATCCTTTAGGGGTATCGGGTAAGACCAAGCTTGTTTTGCAATTTCTTTTTACTGGTGCTTTGCTTTTCTACGTGATTAACGAACTAGGTGTAGACACCGTGATTAGTATTCATAAAAATTTCTCCTTTGATCTTCCAATGGTGGTATATATCATTGTGATCACCTTATTTGTTGTTGGTTCTGCAAATGCTATTAATTTTACGGATGGCTTGGACGGTCTTTTGGGAGTTGTTGCAATCTCTACATATTTTTTCTTTTTTGTGATTTCAGACAAATCAGAGGTGCAACTTTTTTGTATAATTATGATTGGATGCTTACTCGGTTTTCTCATTTATAATTTATATCCTGCCAAAGCTTTTATGGGGGATACAGGATCATTAGCGATAGGGGGATCACTTTCATTTCTTGCCATTATTGAGAAAGTGGAGATTCTAATTCCCATTTTATTCTTTATCTATTTTGCTGAACAACTTTCGGTTATATTACAAGTTACTTCATTTAAACTTACACGTAAACGTATCTTCAGAATGACACCGATTCACTTTCACTATGGCTTAAAATATGGGTGGTCTGAAAATACAATTGTCACCGTTTTTGGGTTTGTTTCTTGGTTTTGTACTTCTATTTGTTTAGCTTATTGGAAATTTATTCTCCACCCATAA
- a CDS encoding DUF421 domain-containing protein: protein MEWDFIWKAILIVLAGTILLRIAGRKTISQMTLAETVIMIAIGTLLIQPVAGKNIWTTFLIGGVLVGTLLVMEFIQIKSDSFEKMITGKAKVVIDNGTLNEKNLRKLRLTVDQLEMKLRQNSVSNISDVKWATLEPNGQLGIELKQDAQPVTKKDFEEFKQTITNLIPSNLQLTHINEKIESQEDIFAEVQNKAHKNTPPKHLQ, encoded by the coding sequence ATGGAATGGGATTTTATATGGAAAGCGATATTGATCGTTCTTGCGGGAACAATACTCTTAAGAATTGCAGGTAGGAAAACAATTTCACAAATGACATTAGCTGAAACAGTTATAATGATTGCTATTGGGACTTTACTAATTCAACCTGTAGCAGGGAAAAATATTTGGACAACCTTTTTGATTGGTGGTGTACTTGTCGGAACACTGTTAGTAATGGAATTTATACAAATAAAATCTGACAGTTTTGAAAAAATGATTACAGGTAAAGCAAAGGTAGTAATCGATAACGGAACTTTGAATGAAAAAAACTTGAGAAAACTTAGGTTAACGGTGGACCAACTTGAAATGAAGCTAAGACAAAATAGTGTATCTAATATAAGTGACGTAAAATGGGCAACGTTAGAACCAAATGGTCAACTAGGTATTGAGTTGAAGCAGGATGCTCAACCTGTAACGAAAAAAGACTTTGAAGAATTTAAACAAACAATAACTAATTTGATACCTAGTAATTTGCAACTTACTCATATAAATGAAAAGATCGAAAGCCAAGAGGACATATTCGCAGAAGTTCAGAATAAAGCCCATAAAAACACCCCACCCAAGCATTTACAATAA